The stretch of DNA GCACCAGCCCGAAGCCCGGTCGGGGAAAAGGCAGCAGCACCAGCCACACGCCTACCAGCTCGTCAATGACCACTTCGCCGGGGTCGCGGCATTCCAGGATTTTTTCTGCTCTGGTGGCGGCCAGCCCGCCCAGAAAAAAGAGCGCCAGCAGCAGAAGCGCGCGCCAGCCAGGGCCCAGCGGCAGGAAAACATAAGGCGCCAGCAGGCAGGCCATGGCCGTGCCCCAGGTGCCAGGGGCCTTGGGGTCAAGCCCGGCCACGCCCAGACGGCAGAAGGATAATACGGCAGCATCCCAGAAGCGCATGGCATTTCCTGATTGAGGGTGGAGGGATGAAGCATAATATAGCACTGCCTGCTCCGGACCGCAATCGGCGGTTCGCCCCGCACCCGGCCCGTGGGCGGGCCCGACGGTGGGCCGTGCCGGGCAGTGGGCACGCAGATTTGCTATGAGGCTTGCGCCTGCTGCTGACCGCGAGGCTTGCGATCCGCTGCGGAGGGGAGCGGGGCGCGTCGGCATGGCCCGTTCGCGCGACAGGAAGCCCGTGGCGGCGTTTTTGTTGCCGGGCAGGACTGTGGCGTGCGGCGATTGTATTGACAAACCAGCGCGTTGCCGTATAGGCAAGAGCATGGACAAAAACCGCAGCGAACTGTTTGGCCGCTTCAGCTATGACGAGAGCCTGAGCTATGAGGCCCTGCTGGACGCCGAAGAGCAGCTTACCGGCCGCCTGGAAGCGCTGCTGCAACGGGCCGGGGCCGCGCATCTGGATTTTACGCCTTTGGGCGATGCGCTTATGTTCCAATGCGCCTTTGCGGAGCACAAGCCCTATGTGTACCGCA from Desulfovibrio legallii encodes:
- a CDS encoding phosphatidylglycerophosphatase A family protein, with translation MRFWDAAVLSFCRLGVAGLDPKAPGTWGTAMACLLAPYVFLPLGPGWRALLLLALFFLGGLAATRAEKILECRDPGEVVIDELVGVWLVLLPFPRPGFGLVLAAFAFFRLFDILKPWPVRASENWLPAGFGIMIDDVLAGLWALACVALLRWLGLV